In one Silene latifolia isolate original U9 population chromosome 10, ASM4854445v1, whole genome shotgun sequence genomic region, the following are encoded:
- the LOC141606807 gene encoding beta-carotene hydroxylase 2, chloroplastic-like gives MATGLSMSPPPLPLTRPITKPTFLIGPVSFLTTPPNYRHSPLFRSLRTRTKERFGICFVLEERKLSSMSSTSTGPGSGSGEGEGEGGSDRVTVVSIEDGDRRMADARLVKKLARKKSERFTYLVAAVMSSFGVTSLAIMAVYYRFHWQMEGGEVPVTEMLGTFALSVGAAVGMEFWARWAHRVLWHASLWHMHESHHKPREGPFELNDVFAIINAVPAIALLNYGFFHKGLVPGLCFGAGLGITVFGMAYMFVHDGLVHKRFPVGPIADVPYFRKVAAAHQLHHTEKFNGVPYGLFLGPRELEEVGGVEELEKEINRRIKLSKGPDRSR, from the exons ATGGCAACCGGACTCTCCATGAGTCCACCTCCACTACCACTTACCCGCCCCATTACAAAGCCCACTTTCTTAATTGGGCCGGTCTCCTTCCTCACCACCCCACCCAATTACCGGCACTCCCCGCTATTCCGGTCACTCCGGACAAGAACCAAGGAGCGGTTCGGGATTTGCTTCGTGTTGGAAGAACGGAAATTGAGCAGTATGAGCAGTACGAGTACAGGTCCAGGTTCCGGTTCGGGTGAGGGGGAGGGGGAGGGTGGGAGTGATAGGGTGACGGTGGTGAGTATAGAAGACGGTGACAGACGAATGGCAGACGCACGATTGGTGAAGAAATTGgcaaggaagaaatcggaacggTTTACTTATTTGGTTGCGGCTGTTATGTCTAGTTTTGGTGTTACTTCTTTGGCTATTATGGCTGTTTATTACCGTTTTCATTGGCAAATGGAG GGAGGCGAGGTGCCAGTTACGGAGATGTTGGGTACATTTGCTCTATCAGTAGGCGCGGCA GTAGGAATGGAGTTTTGGGCGAGATGGGCGCATAGAGTTCTTTGGCACGCGTCTTTGTGGCATATGCACGAG TCTCATCACAAACCCCGAGAAGGACCGTTTGAGCTAAATGATGTATTCGCAATAATAAATGCAGTCCCAGCAATAGCCCTTCTCAATTATGGTTTCTTCCACAAGGGTCTTGTTCCTGGTCTCTGTTTTGGCGCT GGACTTGGAATTACAGTATTTGGAATGGCCTATATGTTTGTGCATGACGGTCTTGTTCACAAGCGATTTCCAGTCGGTCCTATTGCCGATGTCCCCTATTTTAGAAAAGTTGCTGCTGCTCATCAG TTACACCACACGGAGAAATTTAATGGCGTGCCATACGGACTATTCTTGGGACCAAGG GAGCTTGAAGAGGTGGGAGGAGTAGAGGAGTTGGAGAAAGAGATCAACCGTAGGATCAAGTTATCAAAGGGACCTGATCGGTCGAGATGA
- the LOC141606806 gene encoding glutaminyl-peptide cyclotransferase-like isoform X2 → MTSNFVITCNSQFTIYNKITPKLKPNEFTQHVKTYKQHRVFHDEQQSLPLMAAATSNGSHKRRTKTQRSNPVTNSEMAAITTLPSSTYKWLTRLSVTAILLSFFFLFGISSNTLFASRKTQLNPLVYSVEIVNEFPHDPRAFTQGLVYWGNDTLYESTGLYGQVETQHKMDRSIFGEGLTLLGERLYQVTWLRKTGFIYERENFNNLTTFSHHMEDGWGLATDGKTLFGSDGSSTLYQMDPHTMKVIQKQTVKYEGHEVRYLNELEFINGEIWANIFTTDCIVRLSPSGNVVGWVFLHNLRESLIQAGAKNLEVLNGIAWDSDNQRIFVTGKLWPKLFEIKLHRMKDHSHVNIQKLCMRDVDLF, encoded by the exons ATGACATCAAACTTTGTAATCACATGTAACTCCCAATTCACAATCTACAACAAAATCACACCAAAACTTAAACCCAATGAATTTACTCAACATGTAAAAACATACAAACAACATCGTGTTTTTCATGACGAACAACAATCTTTACCTTTAATGGCAGCAGCTACTAGTAATGGATCGCATAAAAGGAGGACTAAAACTCAGCGATCCAACCCAGTTACTAACTCAGAAATGGCTGCCATTACTACTCTTCCTTCTTCTACTTATAAATGGTTGACTCGACTCAGTGTTACTGctattcttctttcttttttctttctctttggcATTTCGTCGAACACCTTGTTTGCATCACGGAAAACTCAGTTGAATCCGTTGGTTTATTCTGTTGAGATTGTTAATGAGTTTCCCCATGATCCTAGGGCTTTTACCCAG GGTCTTGTCTACTGGGGAAATGATACTCTATATGAATCAACTGGTCTTTATGGACAG GTTGAGACTCAACATAAAATGGATCGATCTATTTTTGGGGAAGGATTGACTCTCCTTGGTGAAAG GTTGTATCAAGTAACATGGCTACGGAAAACTGGTTTCATTTATGAAAGAGAAAATTTTAACAAT TTAACAACATTTTCTCATCATATGGAAGATGGTTGGGGTCTTGCAACTGATGGGAAAACCTTGTTCGGAAGTGACGGCTCTTCAACATTATATCAAATGGATCCCCATACTATGAAAG TGATTCAAAAGCAAACTGTCAAGTACGAGGGTCATGAAGTGCGGTACCTCAATGAATTGGAGTTCATAAATGGTGAAATATGGGCAAATATATTCACG ACAGATTGCATTGTTAGACTATCTCCTAGTGGCAATGTCGTCGGATGGGTTTTTCTTCACAATTTAAG AGAGTCATTGATACAAGCTGGAGCAAAG AACTTGGAGGTTCTGAATGGCATAGCATGGGATAGTGACAACCAACGCATTTTTG TAACTGGTAAACTTTGGCCGAAACTATTTGAGATCAAGCTGCATCGTATGAAAGATCATTCTCATGTTAACATTCAAAAGCTTTGCATGCGAGATGTTGATCTTTTCTAA
- the LOC141606806 gene encoding glutaminyl-peptide cyclotransferase-like isoform X1 produces the protein MTSNFVITCNSQFTIYNKITPKLKPNEFTQHVKTYKQHRVFHDEQQSLPLMAAATSNGSHKRRTKTQRSNPVTNSEMAAITTLPSSTYKWLTRLSVTAILLSFFFLFGISSNTLFASRKTQLNPLVYSVEIVNEFPHDPRAFTQGLVYWGNDTLYESTGLYGQSTVRRVALQTGKVETQHKMDRSIFGEGLTLLGERLYQVTWLRKTGFIYERENFNNLTTFSHHMEDGWGLATDGKTLFGSDGSSTLYQMDPHTMKVIQKQTVKYEGHEVRYLNELEFINGEIWANIFTTDCIVRLSPSGNVVGWVFLHNLRESLIQAGAKNLEVLNGIAWDSDNQRIFVTGKLWPKLFEIKLHRMKDHSHVNIQKLCMRDVDLF, from the exons ATGACATCAAACTTTGTAATCACATGTAACTCCCAATTCACAATCTACAACAAAATCACACCAAAACTTAAACCCAATGAATTTACTCAACATGTAAAAACATACAAACAACATCGTGTTTTTCATGACGAACAACAATCTTTACCTTTAATGGCAGCAGCTACTAGTAATGGATCGCATAAAAGGAGGACTAAAACTCAGCGATCCAACCCAGTTACTAACTCAGAAATGGCTGCCATTACTACTCTTCCTTCTTCTACTTATAAATGGTTGACTCGACTCAGTGTTACTGctattcttctttcttttttctttctctttggcATTTCGTCGAACACCTTGTTTGCATCACGGAAAACTCAGTTGAATCCGTTGGTTTATTCTGTTGAGATTGTTAATGAGTTTCCCCATGATCCTAGGGCTTTTACCCAG GGTCTTGTCTACTGGGGAAATGATACTCTATATGAATCAACTGGTCTTTATGGACAG TCAACAGTTAGGAGAGTCGCTCTGCAAACTGGAAAG GTTGAGACTCAACATAAAATGGATCGATCTATTTTTGGGGAAGGATTGACTCTCCTTGGTGAAAG GTTGTATCAAGTAACATGGCTACGGAAAACTGGTTTCATTTATGAAAGAGAAAATTTTAACAAT TTAACAACATTTTCTCATCATATGGAAGATGGTTGGGGTCTTGCAACTGATGGGAAAACCTTGTTCGGAAGTGACGGCTCTTCAACATTATATCAAATGGATCCCCATACTATGAAAG TGATTCAAAAGCAAACTGTCAAGTACGAGGGTCATGAAGTGCGGTACCTCAATGAATTGGAGTTCATAAATGGTGAAATATGGGCAAATATATTCACG ACAGATTGCATTGTTAGACTATCTCCTAGTGGCAATGTCGTCGGATGGGTTTTTCTTCACAATTTAAG AGAGTCATTGATACAAGCTGGAGCAAAG AACTTGGAGGTTCTGAATGGCATAGCATGGGATAGTGACAACCAACGCATTTTTG TAACTGGTAAACTTTGGCCGAAACTATTTGAGATCAAGCTGCATCGTATGAAAGATCATTCTCATGTTAACATTCAAAAGCTTTGCATGCGAGATGTTGATCTTTTCTAA
- the LOC141606805 gene encoding small ribosomal subunit protein eS10z-like translates to MIMTEKNRMEISKYLFQEGVCYAKKDYNLAKHPDIDVPNLQVIKLMQSFKSKEYVRETFAWMHYYWYLTNAGIEFLRTYLNLPAEIVPATLKKQMKPGGRPMGPGGDRPRGPPREGDRPRFGDRGDYRAGPRGPPGEFGGEKGGAPADYQPSFSSRRGGFGRGGGGYGGAAGAGAGAPGAPAASGSFA, encoded by the exons ATG ATTATGACGGAGAAGAATCGCATGGAGATCTCTAAGTACCTCTTCCAAG AGGGGGTATGCTATGCCAAGAAAGATTACAACCTTGCTAAACACCCGGACATCGATGTGCCAAACTTGCAAGTGATCAAGCTCATGCAAAGCTTCAAGTCTAAGGAGTATGTCCGTGAGACTTTTGCATGGATGCACTACTACTGGTACCTGACCAATGCTGGTATTGAGTTCCTAAGAACTTACCTCAACCTCCCAGCCGAGATTGTTCCTGCTACCCTTAAGAAGCAGATGAAGCCTGGAGGTCGACCCATGGGTCCTGGTGGGGATCGTCCACG TGGTCCACCTCGTGAAGGTGATCGACCAAGATTTGGTGATCGTGGTGACTATCGTGCCGGACCTCGTGGTCCACCTGGGGAATTTGGTGGTGAGAAGGGTGGAGCTCCAGCTGACTACCAACCTTCATTTAGT AGCCGAAGGGGAGGTTTTGGTCGTGGCGGTGGAGGTTATGGTGGTGCTGCTGGTGCTGGCGCTGGTGCCCCTGGTGCACCTGCTGCTTCAGGTTCATTTGCTTGA